From a region of the Hemibagrus wyckioides isolate EC202008001 linkage group LG06, SWU_Hwy_1.0, whole genome shotgun sequence genome:
- the LOC131353827 gene encoding zinc-binding protein A33-like, translating to MKTDLREFTLNSALFSKLKWSQTAEYIKIQAKHTERQIKEQFEKLHQFLRDEEAVRIAALREEEEQKSQMMKEKIEKLSRDISSLSDTIRAIEEEMRAEDVLFLQNYKATVKRAQCTLQHPEELSGALIHVAQHLANLKFRVWEKMQDTVQYTPITLDPNTADPFLILSDDLTSVRCSDNIQRLPDNPERFDDCLSILGSEGFNSGTHCWDVEIQNCTVWFVGVMTESAQRQGDIFSRHGVCCVWYKNGQYKACSTPHPDSLLSIAQKLQRIRVQVDWDVGELSFIEPLTNTHIHTFTQRFNEKLRPFLVVGCKAHAIKILPLQCSVRLNQFS from the exons ATGAAAACTGATCTTAGAGAGTTTACACTGAATTCTGCTCTCTTCAGTAAACTGAAGTGGAGTCAGACTGCAGAATATATAAAG ATTCAGGCCAAACACACAGAGCGTCAGATTAAAGAGCAGTTTGAGAAGCTTCACCAGTTTCTACGAGATGAAGAGGCAGTCAGGATCGCTgcactgagagaggaagaggagcagaagagtcagatgatgaaggagaagattgagaagctgagcagaGACATATCATCTCTTTCAGACACAATCAGAGCCATAGAAGAGGAGATGAGAGCTGAGGACGTCCTGTTCTTACAA AACTACAAGGCCACAGTGAAAAG AGCCCAGTGTACACTGCAGCATCCAGAGGAGCTTTCAGGAGCACTGATCCATGTGGCACAACATCTGGCCAACCTGAAGTTCAGAGTCTGGGAGAAGATGCAGGACACTGTCCAATACA CACCCATAACTCTGGACCCCAACACTGCCGACCCCTTCCTTATTCTGTCTGACGATCTGACCAGTGTGAGATGCAGTGACAACATACAAAGGCTTCCTGACAATCCTGAGAGATTTGATGATTGCTTGTCCATCCTGGGCTCTGAGGGCTTTAATTCGGGGACACACTGCTGGGATGTTGAAATACAAAATTGTACAGTCTGGTTTGTTGGTGTGATGACAGAATCTGCTCAGAGGCAGGGAGATATATTCTCCAGacatggagtgtgttgtgtatggtaTAAGAATGGTCAGTATAAAGCATGCTCTACACCACACCCAGACTCTCTCCTCTCAATAGCACAGAAACTCCAGAGGATCAGAGTGCAGGTGGACTGGGATGTAGGAGAGTTGTCATTCATTGagcctctcactaacacacatatacacactttcacacagagATTTAACGAGAAATTACGGCCATTTCTTGTTGTGGGTTGTAAAGCGCATGCTATAAAAATCCTCCCACTCCAGTGCTCTGTGAGACTGAATCAGTTCAGCTGA
- the asb11 gene encoding ankyrin repeat and SOCS box protein 11 — protein MAAAHAEVCVWNEPWQQVFQVYGGRVCNTLMEGSLADRTPLHDAALHGRLLPLKKLLSQGIHVDVVTLDGITPLHEASLGGHFACAKLLLELGADANAMSVSGATPIFNACFSGNTALLRLLLKYSSVHHPAHLRSSPIHAAAKQGHTACVELLLSYGMDADLELEEAGTPLYCACETRSTECVQSLLISGADVQCGRGLDTPLHAAVRVGGAKEVVLLLEHGADGKCRNSEGMTPLDLATDDSIQHLLQTAGPWSLSQMSRLSIRRSLGQKRLNRARVLQLPQILHNYILYQ, from the exons ATGGCTGCTGCTCatgctgaggtgtgtgtttggaatGAACCCTGGCAGCAAGTGTTTCAGGTGTATGGAGGACGGGTGTGTAACACTCTCATGGAAG GGTCTTTGGCAGACAGAACTCCCCTCCATGATGCAGCTTTGCATGGCCGGTTACTTCCACTTAAGAAGCTCCTGTCTCAG GGGATACATGTTGATGTGGTCACTCTGGATGGGATCACTCCATTACACGAGGCCAGTCTAGGAGGCCATTTTGCCTGTGCTAAACTGCTGCTGGAACTGGGGGCTGAT GCTAACGCCATGTCCGTCAGTGGAGCCACACCGATCTTCAACGCATGCTTCAGCGGTAACACGGCTCTTCTCAGACTCCTTCTAAAGTACAGCTCTGTCCATCACCCAGCTCACCTAAGGAGTTCACCTATCCATGCTGCTGCAAAACAAG GTCACACAGCTTGTGTGGAGCTGCTGCTATCGTATGGGATGGACGCTGATCTGGAGTTGGAAGAAGCAGGCACACCGCTTTACTGTGCGTGTGAAACCAGGAgcacagagtgtgtacagagccTTCTAATCTCag GTGCAGATGTGCAGTGTGGGCGAGGTCTTGACACACCACTGCACGCTGCGGTTCGAGTGGGTGGAGCCAAGGAGGTGGTGCTGTTGCTGGAGCatggggctgatgggaaatgtagGAATTCAGAAGGCATGACACCTCTGGACCTGGCTACAGACGACAGCATCCAGCATCTACTGCAGACAGCAG GTCCATGGTCTCTGTCACAGATGAGCCGGTTGAGTATTCGTCGTTCCTTGGGACAGAAAAGATTAAACAGAGCGAGAGTTCTTCAGTTACCACAAATTTTACACAATTATATTCTgtatcagtaa
- the sytl5 gene encoding synaptotagmin-like protein 5 isoform X1: MAKTTEILNLSFLQEHERETILSVLQKDEKLRKREEKRIRKLKNELLELKRRGRRGNPEQRECGVCLRALGLILQRGIVCYECHRRVCSYCTALSSNSSNTKCIVCAKSAELKVVTGEWFLEERAKRFERMTIPSSDVIKQSILTSVPDGRSGQKKLSPGLDRPATPHSERSASPQSEKSVGRFLGKKKGTRPVAVESSGLPTTPNNMRSQAGRSPSQAEGRKRPDGAESVCSVHSSDSIPEMISIGERRKDSSTPSIAVSRASLSSDRSRSEVDLSNLGDGFSNDSLPGRCHSVPGLNDANSDEDIDVLMSAHYKTTRSVSSAQSVSSTPGSQRKWGYLNVPDSDAETSSLNSIMSVYSEMGDYGNARVSGEILLNISYSYKTGALNVLVRECRCLATGDDRRQRTDPYVKTYLLPDKSRQSKRKTSIKSNTTDPVFNENLRYVVSHSQLETRTLQVSVWHHDRFGHNTFLGETELTFDSWEFDKQIEDWFPLQPRAECSTETLMQYKGELTVVLKYIPAERNLSLPLDQIQVKRGFLKGKKSITLPKGGMVELLVKEAKNLTAVKSGSSDPFVKGYLLPDDKKSTKHKTAVVKRSVNPRWNHTFTYCGLQHSDLDSVCLELTVWDKEPLASNVFLGGVRLGAGTGLSYGKEVDWNDSYGEEQRLWQRMIDNPEVPQECTLMLRSSMVKRKT, encoded by the exons ATGGCGAAGACGACAGAAATCTTGAACCTGTCCTTCCTCCAGGAGCACGAGCGAGAGACGATCCTCAGCGTGCTGCAGAAAGACGAGAAACTCCGCAAACGAGAGGAGAAGCGCATCCG AAAGCTGAAGAATGAGCTTTTGGAGCTGAAGCGGCGTGGACGACGCGGTAACCCGGAGCAGCGGGAGTGTGGCGTGTGCCTGCGTGCTCTGGGTCTGATCCTCCAGAGGGGCATTGTGTGTTATGAGTGTCACCGACGTGTCTGCAGCTACTGCACGGCGTTGTCCTCGAACAGCAGCAACACCAAGTGCATTGTCTGTGCCAAGTCTGC ggAGCTGAAGGTGGTCACAGGGGAGTGGTTTTTGGAAGAACGTGCCAAGCGCTTTGAACGCATGACGATCCCTAGCAGTGACGTTATCAAACAGTCCATCCTCACCAGTGTTCCAG ATGGACGCTCTGGCCAGAAGAAGCTTTCCCCAGGACTGGACCGGCCAGCCACACCTCACTCTGAGCGGTCAGCCTCTCCACAATCTGAGAAGAGTGTTGGCCGGTTCTTAGGGAAGAAGAAAGG GACCAGACCAGTGGCTGTAGAGTCATCAGGGTTACCGACGACACCCAACAACATGCGCTCACAAGCAGGCCGGTCACCCTCACAGGCCGAAGGAAGGAAAAGG CCCGATGGGGCTGAGAGTGTATGCAGTGTACACAGCAGCGACAGTATTCCTGAAATGATCAGCATCGGAGAAAGGCGAAAAGACTCAAGCACACCCTCTATCGCGGTGTCCAGAGCCTCGCTTTCATCAG ATCGCAGTCGCTCCGAGGTCGATCTCAGTAATCTGGGTGACGGGTTTAGTAACGACTCCCTGCCCGGCCGCTGCCACTCAGTTCCTGGGCTCAATGATGCC AACTCTGATGAAGACATTGATGTCCTGATGTCTGCTCACTACAAAACCACCCGCAGTGTCAGCAGTGCTCAGTCTGTG TCTTCCACTCCAGGCTCGCAGCGAAAGTGGGGTTACCTTAACGTCCCCGACTCGGATGCTGAGACT AGCAGTCTGAACAGTATTATGAGCGTGTACAGTGAGATGGGTGACTACGGCAACGCGCGTGTTTCCGGAGAGATCCTGCTGAACATCTCCTACAGCTATAAAACAGGAGCACTCAACGTTCTAGTGCGAGAGTGCCGCTGCCTAGCAACCGGAGACGACCGGAGACAGCGGACTGACCC TTATGTCAAAACCTACCTCTTACCAGACAAGTCACGCCAGAGCAAGCGAAAAACCAGCATCAAGAGCAACACCACCGACCCAGTATTCAACGAGAACCTGAGG TATGTGGTCAGTCATTCCCAGCTGGAGACTCGTACTCTACAGGTTTCTGTGTGGCATCATGACCGCTTCGGACACAACACCTTCCTAGGAGAGACTGAGCTGACTTTTGACTCCTGGGAATTTGACAAACAGATAGAGGATTGGTTCCCGTTACAACccaga GCGGAGTGCTCTACAGAGACCCTGATGCAGTATAAGGGGGAGCTGACTGTGGTGCTGAAGTACATTCCTGCTGAGAGGAACCTTTCACTTCCACTGGACCAAATACAAG tgaaaAGAGGATTTCTGAAAGGCAAGAAGAGCATCACTCTGCCAAAAGGAGGCATGGTAGAGCTGCTGGTTAAAGAAGCCAAAAACCTGACAGCAGTCAAATCAGGCTCCTCTGATCCATTTGTCAAAGG ATACCTGCTCCCTGATGACAAGAAGAGCACGAAACACAAGACTGCAGTGGTCAAGCGTTCAGTGAACCCACGCTGGAATCACACGTTCACCTACTGCGGTCTGCAGCATAGTGACCTAGACAGCGTGTGTCTGGAGCTCACTGTCTGGGACAAAGAGCCGCTCGCCAGCAACGTCTTCCTTGGGGGAGTGCGGCTAGGAGCCGGGACcg GTCTGAGCTATGGGAAGGAAGTGGACTGGAATGACTCCTACGGTGAGGAGCAGCGACTATGGCAACGCATGATCGACAACCCAGAGGTTCCACAGGAGTGCACACTAATGCTAAGGTCCAGCATGGTCAAGAGAAAGACGTAA
- the sytl5 gene encoding synaptotagmin-like protein 5 isoform X2: MAKTTEILNLSFLQEHERETILSVLQKDEKLRKREEKRIRKLKNELLELKRRGRRGNPEQRECGVCLRALGLILQRGIVCYECHRRVCSYCTALSSNSSNTKCIVCAKSAELKVVTGEWFLEERAKRFERMTIPSSDVIKQSILTSVPDGRSGQKKLSPGLDRPATPHSERSASPQSEKSVGRFLGKKKGTRPVAVESSGLPTTPNNMRSQAGRSPSQAEGRKRPDGAESVCSVHSSDSIPEMISIGERRKDSSTPSIAVSRASLSSDRSRSEVDLSNLGDGFSNDSLPGRCHSVPGLNDANSDEDIDVLMSAHYKTTRSVSSAQSVSSLNSIMSVYSEMGDYGNARVSGEILLNISYSYKTGALNVLVRECRCLATGDDRRQRTDPYVKTYLLPDKSRQSKRKTSIKSNTTDPVFNENLRYVVSHSQLETRTLQVSVWHHDRFGHNTFLGETELTFDSWEFDKQIEDWFPLQPRAECSTETLMQYKGELTVVLKYIPAERNLSLPLDQIQVKRGFLKGKKSITLPKGGMVELLVKEAKNLTAVKSGSSDPFVKGYLLPDDKKSTKHKTAVVKRSVNPRWNHTFTYCGLQHSDLDSVCLELTVWDKEPLASNVFLGGVRLGAGTGLSYGKEVDWNDSYGEEQRLWQRMIDNPEVPQECTLMLRSSMVKRKT; encoded by the exons ATGGCGAAGACGACAGAAATCTTGAACCTGTCCTTCCTCCAGGAGCACGAGCGAGAGACGATCCTCAGCGTGCTGCAGAAAGACGAGAAACTCCGCAAACGAGAGGAGAAGCGCATCCG AAAGCTGAAGAATGAGCTTTTGGAGCTGAAGCGGCGTGGACGACGCGGTAACCCGGAGCAGCGGGAGTGTGGCGTGTGCCTGCGTGCTCTGGGTCTGATCCTCCAGAGGGGCATTGTGTGTTATGAGTGTCACCGACGTGTCTGCAGCTACTGCACGGCGTTGTCCTCGAACAGCAGCAACACCAAGTGCATTGTCTGTGCCAAGTCTGC ggAGCTGAAGGTGGTCACAGGGGAGTGGTTTTTGGAAGAACGTGCCAAGCGCTTTGAACGCATGACGATCCCTAGCAGTGACGTTATCAAACAGTCCATCCTCACCAGTGTTCCAG ATGGACGCTCTGGCCAGAAGAAGCTTTCCCCAGGACTGGACCGGCCAGCCACACCTCACTCTGAGCGGTCAGCCTCTCCACAATCTGAGAAGAGTGTTGGCCGGTTCTTAGGGAAGAAGAAAGG GACCAGACCAGTGGCTGTAGAGTCATCAGGGTTACCGACGACACCCAACAACATGCGCTCACAAGCAGGCCGGTCACCCTCACAGGCCGAAGGAAGGAAAAGG CCCGATGGGGCTGAGAGTGTATGCAGTGTACACAGCAGCGACAGTATTCCTGAAATGATCAGCATCGGAGAAAGGCGAAAAGACTCAAGCACACCCTCTATCGCGGTGTCCAGAGCCTCGCTTTCATCAG ATCGCAGTCGCTCCGAGGTCGATCTCAGTAATCTGGGTGACGGGTTTAGTAACGACTCCCTGCCCGGCCGCTGCCACTCAGTTCCTGGGCTCAATGATGCC AACTCTGATGAAGACATTGATGTCCTGATGTCTGCTCACTACAAAACCACCCGCAGTGTCAGCAGTGCTCAGTCTGTG AGCAGTCTGAACAGTATTATGAGCGTGTACAGTGAGATGGGTGACTACGGCAACGCGCGTGTTTCCGGAGAGATCCTGCTGAACATCTCCTACAGCTATAAAACAGGAGCACTCAACGTTCTAGTGCGAGAGTGCCGCTGCCTAGCAACCGGAGACGACCGGAGACAGCGGACTGACCC TTATGTCAAAACCTACCTCTTACCAGACAAGTCACGCCAGAGCAAGCGAAAAACCAGCATCAAGAGCAACACCACCGACCCAGTATTCAACGAGAACCTGAGG TATGTGGTCAGTCATTCCCAGCTGGAGACTCGTACTCTACAGGTTTCTGTGTGGCATCATGACCGCTTCGGACACAACACCTTCCTAGGAGAGACTGAGCTGACTTTTGACTCCTGGGAATTTGACAAACAGATAGAGGATTGGTTCCCGTTACAACccaga GCGGAGTGCTCTACAGAGACCCTGATGCAGTATAAGGGGGAGCTGACTGTGGTGCTGAAGTACATTCCTGCTGAGAGGAACCTTTCACTTCCACTGGACCAAATACAAG tgaaaAGAGGATTTCTGAAAGGCAAGAAGAGCATCACTCTGCCAAAAGGAGGCATGGTAGAGCTGCTGGTTAAAGAAGCCAAAAACCTGACAGCAGTCAAATCAGGCTCCTCTGATCCATTTGTCAAAGG ATACCTGCTCCCTGATGACAAGAAGAGCACGAAACACAAGACTGCAGTGGTCAAGCGTTCAGTGAACCCACGCTGGAATCACACGTTCACCTACTGCGGTCTGCAGCATAGTGACCTAGACAGCGTGTGTCTGGAGCTCACTGTCTGGGACAAAGAGCCGCTCGCCAGCAACGTCTTCCTTGGGGGAGTGCGGCTAGGAGCCGGGACcg GTCTGAGCTATGGGAAGGAAGTGGACTGGAATGACTCCTACGGTGAGGAGCAGCGACTATGGCAACGCATGATCGACAACCCAGAGGTTCCACAGGAGTGCACACTAATGCTAAGGTCCAGCATGGTCAAGAGAAAGACGTAA
- the LOC131354677 gene encoding gamma-glutamylaminecyclotransferase C-like: protein MQRLIPSTLGILSFLLQATQMTHVFVYGTLKKGQPNYYRMMDTAKGEAKFLARARTVDKYPLVIAGKYNIPFLLNVPGEGQRVQGEIYCVDDPMLKFLDLFEGCPQMYQRTRVLLEVEEWVGEGVDTPKVGSTTEAFLYSTTTYEPEWLQYPTFDSYDAYRVDGLQYVTREDRGFD from the exons ATGCAACGGTTAATTCCTTCGACTCTG GGGATTCTTAGCTTTCTGCTACAAGCTACACAGATGAcacatgtttttgtgtatgGCACTCTTAAAAAGGGTCAGCCCAACTACTACAGGATGATGGACACTGCCAAAGGTGAGGCTAAGTTCCTTGCTCGTGCCCGCACTGTTGACAAATACCCCCTGGTGATAGCGGGCAAGTACAATATCCCCTTTCTTCTCAACGTGCCTGGAGAAGGACAGCGTGTCCAGGGCGAAATCTACTGTGTGGATGACCCGATGCTGAAATTCCTTGACTTGTTTGAAGGCTGTCCACAAATGTATCAGCGAACACGGGTCTTGCTTGAGGTCGAGGAGTGGGTCGGAGAGGGAGTGGACACACCTAAAGTGGGCAGTACCACTGAAGCCTTTTTGTACAGTACGACCACTTACGAGCCTGAGTGGCTCCAGTATCCAACCTTTGACAGCTACGATGCATACAGAGTTGACGGTCTGCAGTACGTGACTAGAGAAGACAGAGGCTTTGActga